One genomic segment of Nocardia spumae includes these proteins:
- a CDS encoding DUF6893 family small protein — MEIVGMVALAVVAVAVAVAAVVGLRSIPDMRRYLRIRRM, encoded by the coding sequence ATGGAGATTGTGGGAATGGTTGCGTTGGCGGTCGTCGCCGTGGCAGTGGCGGTAGCGGCGGTCGTCGGCCTGCGCTCGATCCCGGATATGCGCCGCTATCTGCGAATCCGGCGGATGTGA